From the Anaeromyxobacter dehalogenans 2CP-1 genome, the window CGCATTGAGACGGGCAATGTTCGCAGCTCGAATCGGTCGAGCGGCGGATGCCCGGGACGAAGGGGGACTCCATGCTGCGGAAGCTGTGGAAGGACGACGAGGGCGCGACGGCAGTCGAGTACGGTCTGATGGTTGCCGCGATCGCGGCGGTGATCGTGGTGGTCGTGTTCTCGCTCGGCGGTCGCGTCAACACCGCGTTCCAGACGGTCGACACGACGATTGGGAGCCACCAGCCCGCCGCCCAGTAGCTCCTGCGAACCAGGGGAGGATGGCGGATCCGATGAGGCTCCGGAACGATGACGGCGGCGCGACCGCGGTGGAGTACGCGCTGATGCTGGCGGCGATCGCCGCCGCCGTCATCGCCATCGCCTTCACCCTCGGGGTGACGGTGAACGGACTGTTCGAGGGGACGCACAGCGGCCTCGCCGCACATATGTCCGCACGCTAGCCCTCGGGGGGGGGCCAAGCCGTGACTCTCACCATCGATGCGATCGCTCCTGCAGCATTGGCCGTCGCGGCCGCCTCGGACCTGGCGTCGAGGCGCATCCCGAACGCGCTCTCGCTGACGGTTGCGGTCGCCGGCCTGGCCGCGAGCACCGGTCCGCTGCAGGCCGCGTCCGGGCTGGTGGCGTCGGCCATCTGCCTCGCACTGATGCTTCCGCTCTGGCGCCGCCGCGCGATAGGAGGCGGTGACGTCAAGCTCCTCGCGGCGGCCGCCGCCTGGGTCCGGCTCGAGCACCTCTTCGTGTTCGGCCTCGCTGTGGCGCTGTGCGGGGGCCTGCTGGCGCTGATCGTGCTCGCCAGGGCGTCCGCGGCCGAACTTCGCCTCGTCCGCGCCAACGCGGTGGCCTCACTCGCGATGTCCAGACCGGCCGTCGCGCGCTCCGCGGGCACCTCCATCCCGTACGGCGTCGCGATCGCGCTCGGCGCCGCGATCGCGACCTCCGGAGCGCTCTCGTGAGGCGCGCCCGAAGCGAGCGCGGCGCTGCTGCAGTCGAGTTCGCGCTCGTGCTCCCGCTCCTGCTCACGATCGTCTTCGGCACGATCGAGTGGGGCTACTACTTCTTCAACCGGCAGGTGGTCATCAACTCCGCGCGCGAGGGGGCGCGCGCCGGGACGCTGCAGTACGCGAGCGGTACCAGTGCCTCCGCGGTCGCGGTGACGACCGCGGAGAACTACCTGACCAGCGCCGGCCTGCCTCTGACCCGAGACTCGATCAGCGTCGCCCGGATCGAGTTCAAGACCGCCGACGGGGGCACCTGCCCCTCCGGCTCGTCCTGCATCCGGGTCCAGTACGACCTCCCGACGCTCACCGGTTTCCTCGACGGGATCTTCGGCACGACCCGGACGGTCGAGGCGTACGCACAGATGCGGAAGTGAGCCCGCGCCCGGCGCTCACCCCACGGGAAGAGACCATGTCCATCCGTCCAGACGAGCAGAGCCCGGCGACCCCCCGCGACAAGCGCAAGCGGCGCGCAGCCTGGGGCGTCACGTTCCTCGTGGTCGCCATCCTGGCGGCAGTCGGCGTCGCGCTGCTCCTGACGCGCTACATGGACGCGCGCGTGGCAGCGGTGCGCGTGCCCACCTCCGGCGTGGTGGTTGCCCAGGTCGACATCCCGGTGGCGACGCCCATCAAGCCCGAGTGGCTGGGGGTGGTGCCCTGGCCCGTGACGGCGCTCCCACCGGGCGCTGCGTCGGAGCCCGCGGCGCTGGTCGGCCAGGTCGCGATCGTTCCGATCACGCGCGGTGAGGCGGTGCTTCCGTCCAAGCTCGCGACGGCGGGTGCGCGCAGCGGCCTCGCCACCCTTCTCCCCGCTGGCATGCGCGCGGTCGCGGTCCGAGTGGATGACGTCGTCGGCGTGGCGGGCTTCCTCCACCCCGGCGATCGCGTGGACGTGATCGTGACCATGCAGCCGCGCGAAGGCGTGCCGTACACCTCGAAGATCGTCCTCCAGAACGTGAAAGTGCTCGCGGTCGGCCAGCATCTGGAGCTCCGGGGCAAGGACGCGGAGAAGCCCAACCCGGTGACGGTCGCGACCCTGATGGTGACGGGCGACGAGTCCGAGCGGCTGGCGCTATCCGCGTCGAAGGGCCAGTTGCTGCTGTCCTTGAGGGCGCTCGGGGACGAGGAGCTCGTCGACACGAAGGGCATCACGCCTCCCGTGCTGTTCGCCAGCGCCGCTCAGGAGCCGCGCGTCGCGGCGAGCGAGCCGGCCAAGCCCCGCACCCGGGTCGCCGCGCGGCCGGCGCCCGCCGAGCCGGCGAAGGAGAAGCAGGTGGTCGAGATCCTCCGCGGCGATCTCTACGAAAAGCGCAACTTCGAGGCGAAGGAGAGCCGTCGATGATCGCCCACACCTTGCTCGCGCTCGCGCTCTTCGCGACGCCCCTTCCCCCGGTGGAGCTGGCTGCCGGCGCGCTCCCGCCACTCCGGATCGATCGCTCGGTGGGCGCGGGCTCCGAGCTGGCGCTGGAGGCTGGACAAAACCGCCTGCTCATCATCTCCGAGGAGATCGGCCGCGTCGCGGTCGCGGACCCGAGCGTCGCCGACCTGAAGGTCGTCACCACGAACCAGCTCCTCCTCACCGCGAAGAGCTCGGGCACGACCGACCTCACGCTCTGGAACCGAAGCAACGAGCCGCTCGTCATCGCGCTGGTGGTCACCCGGAACCTGGAGCCGCTCCGCAAGCAGGTGAAGGACCTGTTCCCCGGCGAAAAGGTGACCATCACGGGCGCGGGCGAACTCGTGATCCTCTCCGGTGAGGTGAGCGACGTCCGCATCCCCGAGCGCCTCGTCGAGGTCGCCAAGCTCCACGCGAAGCAGGTGGCGAACCTCGTCAAGGTGTCGGGGAACCAGCAGGTGCAGCTCGAGGTCCGCTTCGCCGAGGTGAGCCGGAGCGGCCTCCGCCAGATCGGGGTGAACCTGTTCCACCAGTCGTCGAACGGCGAGGTGGTCACCGGTATGACGGGCCGCGGGATCATCCCCACCGACCTCGGCGTCCCCGGGACCGGGACCGCCGGCGCGCCGCCCCCCATCTTCAGGCCGCAGTTCAACAACGGCTTCTCCATGTTCGTGTCGTCGCTCTCGGGCGACTTCCCGTTCAGCGCGATGCTGAGCCTGCTCGAGCAGAATGGGCTGTCCAAGACGCTCGCCGAGCCGACCCTGGTCACGCTCTCCGGGCAGCAGGCCCGCTTCGTGGCCGGCGGCGAGCTCCCCATCCCGCTGGGCGGGT encodes:
- a CDS encoding Flp family type IVb pilin produces the protein MRLRNDDGGATAVEYALMLAAIAAAVIAIAFTLGVTVNGLFEGTHSGLAAHMSAR
- a CDS encoding TadE/TadG family type IV pilus assembly protein; translation: MRRARSERGAAAVEFALVLPLLLTIVFGTIEWGYYFFNRQVVINSAREGARAGTLQYASGTSASAVAVTTAENYLTSAGLPLTRDSISVARIEFKTADGGTCPSGSSCIRVQYDLPTLTGFLDGIFGTTRTVEAYAQMRK
- a CDS encoding A24 family peptidase, encoding MTLTIDAIAPAALAVAAASDLASRRIPNALSLTVAVAGLAASTGPLQAASGLVASAICLALMLPLWRRRAIGGGDVKLLAAAAAWVRLEHLFVFGLAVALCGGLLALIVLARASAAELRLVRANAVASLAMSRPAVARSAGTSIPYGVAIALGAAIATSGALS
- a CDS encoding Flp family type IVb pilin, producing the protein MPGTKGDSMLRKLWKDDEGATAVEYGLMVAAIAAVIVVVVFSLGGRVNTAFQTVDTTIGSHQPAAQ
- the cpaB gene encoding Flp pilus assembly protein CpaB, with translation MSPRPALTPREETMSIRPDEQSPATPRDKRKRRAAWGVTFLVVAILAAVGVALLLTRYMDARVAAVRVPTSGVVVAQVDIPVATPIKPEWLGVVPWPVTALPPGAASEPAALVGQVAIVPITRGEAVLPSKLATAGARSGLATLLPAGMRAVAVRVDDVVGVAGFLHPGDRVDVIVTMQPREGVPYTSKIVLQNVKVLAVGQHLELRGKDAEKPNPVTVATLMVTGDESERLALSASKGQLLLSLRALGDEELVDTKGITPPVLFASAAQEPRVAASEPAKPRTRVAARPAPAEPAKEKQVVEILRGDLYEKRNFEAKESRR
- a CDS encoding type II and III secretion system protein family protein; translation: MIAHTLLALALFATPLPPVELAAGALPPLRIDRSVGAGSELALEAGQNRLLIISEEIGRVAVADPSVADLKVVTTNQLLLTAKSSGTTDLTLWNRSNEPLVIALVVTRNLEPLRKQVKDLFPGEKVTITGAGELVILSGEVSDVRIPERLVEVAKLHAKQVANLVKVSGNQQVQLEVRFAEVSRSGLRQIGVNLFHQSSNGEVVTGMTGRGIIPTDLGVPGTGTAGAPPPIFRPQFNNGFSMFVSSLSGDFPFSAMLSLLEQNGLSKTLAEPTLVTLSGQQARFVAGGELPIPLGGSFGQTQVEWKKFGILLDFTPTVIAGDTIHLDLKAEVSDIDQSLAITIGGTTIPGLTSRQSETTIRLGDGQSFAIAGLLSDRVRSQIERVPLLGSIPILGALFRSTQYKREESELLVVVTARLARPVAPHQLPPLPTERELNHPGDIELFLLGWDDGGKQVPRSAPSTRQAGGPSGARGFVR